The Balaenoptera acutorostrata chromosome 15, mBalAcu1.1, whole genome shotgun sequence genome contains a region encoding:
- the TFAP4 gene encoding transcription factor AP-4 isoform X1 — MEYFMVPTQKVPSLQHFRKTEKEVIGGLCSLANIPLTPETQRDQERRIRREIANSNERRRMQSINAGFQSLKTLIPHTDGEKLSKAAILQQTAEYIFSLEQEKTRLLQQNTQLKRFIQELSGSSPKRRRAEDKDEGIGSPDIWEDEKAEDLRREMIELRQQLDKERSVRMMLEEQVRSLEAHMYPEKLKVIAQQVQLQQQQEQVRLLHQEKLEREQQHLRTQLLPTPAPTHHPTVIVPAPAPPPSHHINVVTMGPSSVINSVSTSRQNLDTIVQPLPQAIQHIEGTQERQEQEEEQRRAVIVKPVRSCPEAHASDTASDSEASDSDAMDQSREEPVGNGGLP, encoded by the exons ATGGAGTATTTCATGGTGCCCACTCAGAAGGTGCCCTCTTTGCAACATTtcaggaaaacagagaaagaagtgATAGGAGGGCTCTGTAG CCTTGCCAACATTCCATTGACCCCTGAGACTCAGCGGGACCAGGAGCGGCGGATTCGGCGGGAGATTGCTAACAGCAACGAGCGGAGGCGCATGCAGAGCATCAACGCGGGCTTCCAGTCCCTCAAGACCCTCATCCCccacacagatggagagaaactCAGCAAG GCAGCCATTCTCCAGCAGACGGCGGAATACATCTTCTCCCTGGAGCAGGAGAAGACCAGGCTCCTGCAGCAGAACACACAGCTCAAGCGCTTTATCCAG GAGCTGAGCGGCTCATCCCCCAAGCGGCGGCGGGCAGAGGACAAGGACGAGGGCATCGGCTCGCCAGACATCTGGGAGGACGAGAAGGCGGAGGACCTGCGGCGGGAGATGATCGAGCTGCGGCAGCAGCTGGACAAGGAGCGCTCGGTGCGCATGATGCTGGAGGAGCAG GTGCGCTCGCTGGAGGCCCACATGTACCCGGAAAAGCTCAAGGTGATCGCACAGCAGGTGCAGCTGCAACAGCAGCAGGAGCAGGTGCGGCTGCTGCACCAGGAGAAGCTGGAGCGGGAACAGCAGCACCTGCGGACCCAG CTCCTGCCCACTCCGGCCCCTACCCACCACCCCACGGTGATCGTGCCGGCGCCagcaccccctccctcccaccacatcAATGTCGTCACCATGGGCCCCTCCTCGGTCATCAACTCTGTTTCAACATCCCGGCAAAATCTGGACACCATTGTGCAG CCTCTTCCCCAGGCGATCCAGCACATCGAGGGCACCCAGGAAAGGCAGGAACAGGAGGAGGAGCAGCGTCGAGCCGTCATCGTGAAGCCGGTCCGCAGCTGCCCCGAGGCCCACGCCTCCGACACTGCCTCCGATTCGGAGGCCTCGGACAGCGACGCCATGGACCAGAGCCGGGAGGAGCCAGTGGGGAACGGGgggcttccctga
- the TFAP4 gene encoding transcription factor AP-4 isoform X2: MEYFMVPTQKVPSLQHFRKTEKEVIGGLCSLANIPLTPETQRDQERRIRREIANSNERRRMQSINAGFQSLKTLIPHTDGEKLSKAAILQQTAEYIFSLEQEKTRLLQQNTQLKRFIQELSGSSPKRRRAEDKDEGIGSPDIWEDEKAEDLRREMIELRQQLDKERSVRMMLEEQVRSLEAHMYPEKLKVIAQQVQLQQQQEQVRLLHQEKLEREQQHLRTQLLPTPAPTHHPTVIVPAPAPPPSHHINVVTMGPSSVINSVSTSRQNLDTIVQAIQHIEGTQERQEQEEEQRRAVIVKPVRSCPEAHASDTASDSEASDSDAMDQSREEPVGNGGLP; this comes from the exons ATGGAGTATTTCATGGTGCCCACTCAGAAGGTGCCCTCTTTGCAACATTtcaggaaaacagagaaagaagtgATAGGAGGGCTCTGTAG CCTTGCCAACATTCCATTGACCCCTGAGACTCAGCGGGACCAGGAGCGGCGGATTCGGCGGGAGATTGCTAACAGCAACGAGCGGAGGCGCATGCAGAGCATCAACGCGGGCTTCCAGTCCCTCAAGACCCTCATCCCccacacagatggagagaaactCAGCAAG GCAGCCATTCTCCAGCAGACGGCGGAATACATCTTCTCCCTGGAGCAGGAGAAGACCAGGCTCCTGCAGCAGAACACACAGCTCAAGCGCTTTATCCAG GAGCTGAGCGGCTCATCCCCCAAGCGGCGGCGGGCAGAGGACAAGGACGAGGGCATCGGCTCGCCAGACATCTGGGAGGACGAGAAGGCGGAGGACCTGCGGCGGGAGATGATCGAGCTGCGGCAGCAGCTGGACAAGGAGCGCTCGGTGCGCATGATGCTGGAGGAGCAG GTGCGCTCGCTGGAGGCCCACATGTACCCGGAAAAGCTCAAGGTGATCGCACAGCAGGTGCAGCTGCAACAGCAGCAGGAGCAGGTGCGGCTGCTGCACCAGGAGAAGCTGGAGCGGGAACAGCAGCACCTGCGGACCCAG CTCCTGCCCACTCCGGCCCCTACCCACCACCCCACGGTGATCGTGCCGGCGCCagcaccccctccctcccaccacatcAATGTCGTCACCATGGGCCCCTCCTCGGTCATCAACTCTGTTTCAACATCCCGGCAAAATCTGGACACCATTGTGCAG GCGATCCAGCACATCGAGGGCACCCAGGAAAGGCAGGAACAGGAGGAGGAGCAGCGTCGAGCCGTCATCGTGAAGCCGGTCCGCAGCTGCCCCGAGGCCCACGCCTCCGACACTGCCTCCGATTCGGAGGCCTCGGACAGCGACGCCATGGACCAGAGCCGGGAGGAGCCAGTGGGGAACGGGgggcttccctga
- the TFAP4 gene encoding transcription factor AP-4 isoform X3: MQSINAGFQSLKTLIPHTDGEKLSKAAILQQTAEYIFSLEQEKTRLLQQNTQLKRFIQELSGSSPKRRRAEDKDEGIGSPDIWEDEKAEDLRREMIELRQQLDKERSVRMMLEEQVRSLEAHMYPEKLKVIAQQVQLQQQQEQVRLLHQEKLEREQQHLRTQLLPTPAPTHHPTVIVPAPAPPPSHHINVVTMGPSSVINSVSTSRQNLDTIVQPLPQAIQHIEGTQERQEQEEEQRRAVIVKPVRSCPEAHASDTASDSEASDSDAMDQSREEPVGNGGLP, encoded by the exons ATGCAGAGCATCAACGCGGGCTTCCAGTCCCTCAAGACCCTCATCCCccacacagatggagagaaactCAGCAAG GCAGCCATTCTCCAGCAGACGGCGGAATACATCTTCTCCCTGGAGCAGGAGAAGACCAGGCTCCTGCAGCAGAACACACAGCTCAAGCGCTTTATCCAG GAGCTGAGCGGCTCATCCCCCAAGCGGCGGCGGGCAGAGGACAAGGACGAGGGCATCGGCTCGCCAGACATCTGGGAGGACGAGAAGGCGGAGGACCTGCGGCGGGAGATGATCGAGCTGCGGCAGCAGCTGGACAAGGAGCGCTCGGTGCGCATGATGCTGGAGGAGCAG GTGCGCTCGCTGGAGGCCCACATGTACCCGGAAAAGCTCAAGGTGATCGCACAGCAGGTGCAGCTGCAACAGCAGCAGGAGCAGGTGCGGCTGCTGCACCAGGAGAAGCTGGAGCGGGAACAGCAGCACCTGCGGACCCAG CTCCTGCCCACTCCGGCCCCTACCCACCACCCCACGGTGATCGTGCCGGCGCCagcaccccctccctcccaccacatcAATGTCGTCACCATGGGCCCCTCCTCGGTCATCAACTCTGTTTCAACATCCCGGCAAAATCTGGACACCATTGTGCAG CCTCTTCCCCAGGCGATCCAGCACATCGAGGGCACCCAGGAAAGGCAGGAACAGGAGGAGGAGCAGCGTCGAGCCGTCATCGTGAAGCCGGTCCGCAGCTGCCCCGAGGCCCACGCCTCCGACACTGCCTCCGATTCGGAGGCCTCGGACAGCGACGCCATGGACCAGAGCCGGGAGGAGCCAGTGGGGAACGGGgggcttccctga